From a single Miscanthus floridulus cultivar M001 chromosome 8, ASM1932011v1, whole genome shotgun sequence genomic region:
- the LOC136474660 gene encoding uncharacterized protein, with amino-acid sequence MGMSLAQAVTALMGTCARRLSRVARRLHLRPRQGLAASFSSSHAIVPFLGGGGGAIRKARSSKRRRGEEEDELSFEAEDGVWRKEIMMGERCQPLDFSGAIYYDAEGRRLEQPPTPRSPLRSPMPASVMLTANAGGH; translated from the coding sequence ATGGGAATGAGCCTTGCGCAGGCGGTGACGGCGCTGATGGGCACGTGCGCGCGCCGCCTGTCGCGGGTGGCGAGGCGGCTGCACCTGCGGCCGCGGCAGGGGCTCGCGGCGTCCTTCTCGTCATCACACGCCATCGTGCcgttcctcggcggcggcggcggagccatCAGGAAGGCCAGGTCGTCGAAGAGAAGgagaggtgaagaagaagatgagctgaGCTTCGAGGCAGAGGACGGAGTGTGGAGGAAGGAGATTATGATGGGGGAGCGGTGCCAGCCGCTGGACTTCTCCGGGGCCATCTACTACGACGCCGAGGGCCGCCGCCTCGAGCAGCCGCCGACCCCGCGCTCGCCGCTTCGCAGCCCGATGCCGGCGTCCGTCATGCTCACGGCAAACGCCGGAGGGCACTAG